In one window of Juglans regia cultivar Chandler chromosome 3, Walnut 2.0, whole genome shotgun sequence DNA:
- the LOC108988407 gene encoding triacylglycerol lipase SDP1-like, which translates to MDISNEASVDPFSIGPSTIVGRTVAFRILFCKSISHLRHQILHVLLNFIYRFRDFVAPMAAWLHPRNPQGILAMVTIIAFLLKRYTNVKQRAEMAYRRKFWRNMMRAALTYEEWAHAAKMLDKETPKMNESDLYDVELVRNKLQELHHRRQERSLRDIIFCMRADLIRNLGNMCNPELHKGRLQVPKLIKEYIDEVSTQLRVICDSDSEELSLEEKLAFMHETRHAFGRTALLLSGGASLGAFHVGVVRTLVEHKLLPRIIAGSSVGSIMCAVVATKSWPELQIFFEDSLHSLQFFDQMGGIFTVVKRVMTQGAVHEIRKLQMMLRHLTSNLTFQEAYDMTGRILGITVCSPRKHEPPRCLNYLTSPHVVIWSAVTASCAFPGLFEAQELMAKDRSGEIVPYHPPFNLGPEEGSGTHVRRWRDGSLEIDLPMMQLKELFNVNHFIVSQANPHIAPLLRMKEFVRAYGGNFAAKLAHLAEMEVKHRYNQILELGFPLGGLAKLFAQDWEGDVTIVMPATLAQYSKIIQNPSYVDLQKAANQGRRCTWEKLSAIKANCGIELALDECVAILNHMRRLKRSAERAAASSHGLASTVRFSASRRIPSWNHIARENSTGSLEDLLADVAPSFHQGVSGSTGGGPSGKNLRTHRNMHDGSDSESESVDLNSWTRSGGPLMRTTSAEKFIHFVQNLDIDVEENRGLIANANSITLHIVGNNQSYRSPRVKTPDRSSEGTDSDQRDLANRVSTNGSSITVTEGDLLQPESTHNGIVFNIVKREDLTIPPRSHDAESYSSDVPECVHLDCLEKEMDNSSTSEYGDENVTPTNSLNLPVSTSRDPPGIDDGSSQLVVDD; encoded by the exons ATGGATATTAGTAACGAGGCCAGTGTTGATCCCTTTTCGATTGGACCTTCAACCATTGTTGGTCGGACGGTTGCTTTCAGAATTTTGTTCTGCAAGTCAATCTCTCATTTGAGGCATCAAATACTTCATGTGTTGTTGAATTTCATATATAGATTTAGGGACTTTGTGGCACCCATGGCTGCATGGTTGCATCCCCGAAACCCACAAGGGATATTGGCGATGGTGACAATAATTGCCTTCTTGTTGAAACGATACACAAATGTGAAGCAGAGGGCTGAAATGGCTTACCGGAGAAAGTTTTGGAGAAATATGATGAGAGCTGCATTGACCTATGAGGAATGGGCTCATGCTGCGAAGATGCTAGATAAAGAGACCCCAAAGATGAATGAGTCTGACCTGTATGATGTAGAACTAGTGAGGAACAAGCTTCAAGAGCTCCACCATCGTCGCCAAGAAAGATCTCTGAGAGATATTATCTTTTGCATGCGGGCTGACCTTATCCGAAATCTCGGCAATATGTGCAACCCTGAGCTTCACAAAGGTAGGCTTCAAGTGCCCAAACTCATAAAGGAATACATCGATGAGGTCTCAACTCAGTTGAGAGTGATCTGTGATTCGGATTCAGAGGAGCTATCATTAGAAGAAAAACTTGCTTTCATGCATGAAACAAGGCATGCCTTTGGGAGGACAGCTTTGCTCTTGAGTGGGGGCGCTTCCCTAGGAGCTTTTCATGTTGGTGTTGTTAGAACACTGGTTGAGCATAAGCTTTTACCCAGGATAATTGCTGGCTCTAGTGTAGGATCCATTATGTGTGCTGTGGTTGCCACTAAGTCATGGCCTGAGctgcaaattttttttgaagattCTTTACACTCATTGCAGTTTTTTGATCAGATGGGTGGGATTTTTACTGTAGTTAAGAGGGTCATGACACAAGGGGCTGTTCATGAGATCAGAAAATTGCAGATGATGTTAAGGCATCTAACAAGTAACCTTACATTTCAAGAAGCTTATGATATGACTGGTCGAATTCTTGGGATAACAGTTTGCTCCCCAAGGAAGCATGAGCCGCCTAGATGCCTTAACTACTTGACTTCACCTCATGTTGTTATATGGAGTGCAGTGACTGCTTCTTGTGCGTTCCCGGGCCTCTTTGAGGCCCAGGAGCTGATGGCAAAGGATAGAAGTGGAGAGATTGTTCCTTATCATCCACCATTCAATCTAGGTCCGGAGGAGGGCTCCGGCACTCATGTTCGCCGGTGGAGGGATGGTAGTCTGGAGATTGATTTACCTATGATGCAATTGAAGGAATTATTCAATGTGAATCATTTTATTGTTAGTCAGGCAAATCCTCATATAGCACCATTATTGAGGATGAAGGAATTTGTGAGAGCTTATGGAGGCAACTTTGCTGCCAAG CTTGCTCACCTAGCTGAGATGGAGGTGAAACATAGATACAACCAGATTCTGGAACTTGGTTTCCCTTTAGGGGGACTTGCCAAGCTGTTTGCTCAAGATTGGGAGGGTGATGTCACCATTGTCATGCCTGCCACGCTTGCTCAG TACtcaaaaattatacaaaaccCATCATATGTGGATCTTCAAAAGGCAGCAAACCAAGGGAGACGGTGCACTTGGGAGAAGCTCTCAGCCATAAAAGCAAACTGTGGGATTGAGCTTGCTCTTGATGAGTGTGTTGCAATTCTCAACCACATGCGTAGACTCAAAAGGAGTGCTGAGAGAGCTGCTGCTTCTTCTCATGGCCTAGCCAGCACAGTGAGATTCAGTGCTTCCAGAAGAATTCCTTCTTGGAACCACATTGCACGGGAGAATTCCACAGGTTCCCTTGAAGACCTCCTTGCTGACGTCGCTCCCTCATTTCATCAAGGAGTTAGTGGATCCACTGGAGGGGGACCTTCAGGTAAAAATTTGCGAACCCATCGCAACATGCATGATGGAAGTGATAGCGAGTCTGAAAGTGTTGATTTGAATTCTTGGACAAGGTCTGGTGGGCCCTTGATGAGGACTACTTCAGCTGAAAAGTTTATTCACTTTGTCCAAAATTTGGATATCGATGTTGAAGAAAACAGAGGTTTAATAGCTAATGCTAATTCCATTACACTTCACATAGTTGGCAACAATCAAAGTTATCGTAGCCCAAGGGTGAAAACTCCAGATAGAAGCTCAGAAGGCACAGATTCCGATCAGAGGGATCTTGCCAACAGAGTTTCCACTAATGGTTCCAGCATAACAGTGACTGAAGGCGATCTTTTGCAGCCTGAGAGTACCCATAATGGGATTGTGTTTAATATTGTTAAGAGAGAAGATTTGACAATCCCACCTAGGAGTCATGATGCAGAAAGTTACAGCAGTGACGTTCCTGAATGTGTGCATCTTGACTGTCTTGAAAAGGAGATGGATAATAGCTCTACATCTGAATATGGTGACGAAAATGTCACTCCAACAAACAGTCTAAATCTTCCAGTTTCTACTTCTAGGGATCCTCCTGGCATAGATGATGGTAGCAGTCAGCTTGTTGTTGATGATTAA
- the LOC108988408 gene encoding calmodulin binding protein PICBP-like, whose product MISNKLEAGTDYESVGSAESEMASITKDSSCFGDNSDRGGKEPKKKLKKLRSIKFSRFPSLRSSKRLMKSRNNHLLITLPANPSSSGQSTPNKMSDVSPCYMKATSSSDARKGSFQNPMTTSARRSSLKPEKSLTRMASLKFKRTFMSKSSGGTEVQRKAQRSRSIRQEKLEGRRPSTRSFKFRYQARSRNYESSFSSSYQNSKKSCVSKPKSTLSSNKSVRVVTRASSLRPVRVLTKMGTFKSKKSSTEKCCQICQSPNSSMHKATCSSILKDSKFPSSLELELQPGEHESAGTSVMKVCTYTYCSLHGHHHNAAPPLRRFISMRRRLPKTQKSMKRQCQFSNGKRSGNRKNELQANQMLNNGDLAVANATRAISPVKQKEGRDLFVKIQAEDPKGMANGVGASGGEDENLCDLEYQGEMLLSDTTHSNMSEATHEDRKEEKIGTSNNGEAEANSILTDKTRRPTDDEFLELSGSNSIGSSDFDLESLEEKITGNEEKKGELEPEHELFHKISTQSDSMPNRINDAKHKMQFKNQKYIGMWHLMYKHAVVGINRKVGNQLPLEELKDEEQVKDTNNLLGTNHCSSSEGFSEIGKGTSRESHDPDNQKNEIRQNEAIKLVQKAFDDILLRDFQDYPMDDASISSSISSDRELFEKSNGEGREWSISASYEPAKDSMVQNPETTWLKADSISTPKEERSASNVRNESDQKAPKSWSYLKKLILFNRFFKALEKVKNFNSRGPRYLSLKPGPEAEKVHLRHQTTDERKSTEEWMLDNALQQVISKLAPAQKRKVALLVEAFESVLPLSEVETSQRSNSAVCTRANPIQACICDGSSTQSGGETSQESNYEEFTEILIGKTSFHEKNFKAYPDQVGDFLRDKQIPPMKFSELRETSSDCCCIKTAQEITASQDTDEESKEKQISAINLDKVDNKFLLADGQPDSIISCSPEIKDPSSGNKFSSKPEDIVSTCHEEVGENWKVSKEITLSSEFYNGGSESEGRDSGMHILISEPCQLKERIKAEEEGNGRTELESISLPEVSSFEEFKPDCTIDVANEARFEKKRNVRLWYLVYKHMVSSIAATDGAKPHFGEAGEEEQLDDANSLPETSTSSSGQDSSEMDQETDRYNEADEQKVELHRIEAIKLVEEAIDEISLPEIQDLSPNDLMSTSDMIPAEGLSEEKTGEGGEPFISNYKDGFTESHKKYPGEKWLKYGKISTQEEDKAAMNVGKKSNKEMPRNWSTLKKWILLKRFIKALEKVGKFNAREPRYLPLEPNTEREKVHLRHQGMDQRKNGEEWMLDYALQQVVARLTPARKRKVELLVQAFETVIPTIGR is encoded by the exons ATGATTTCTAACAAGCTTGAAGCTGGCACCGATTATGAAAGTGTTGGTTCTGCGGAGTCTGAGATGGCATCAATAACCAAGGACTCGTCTTGTTTTGGGGACAACAGTGACAGAGGAGGAAAGGAGCCAAAGAAGAAACTGAAGAAGCTGAGGTCAATCAAGTTCTCAAGATTTCCAAGCTTAAGATCATCCAAGAGATTGATGAAATCTCGAAATAATCACCTTCTCATTACCTTACCTGCTAATCCATCAAGCTCGGGACAGTCCACTCCAAATAAGATGTCAGATGTGTCCCCATGTTATATGAAGGCCACAAGCAGTTCAGATGCAAGGAAGGGAAGTTTTCAG AATCCAATGACAACCTCGGCAAGGAGATCGAGTTTAAAGCCTGAGAAGAGTTTGACAAGAATGGCTAGTTTGAAATTCAAGAGGACTTTCATGAGTAAAAGCTCTGGAGGGACTGAGGTGCAGAGGAAAGCACAGAGGTCAAGATCAATCAGACAGGAAAAATTGGAGGGGCGACGTCCTTCCACAAGAAGCTTCAAATTCCGGTATCAGGCAAGATCCCGTAATTATGAATCCAGTTTTAGCAGCAGTTATCAAAATAGCAAAAAATCATGTGTTTCAAAGCCGAAATCTACTTTGTCTAGTAACAAATCTGTGAGAGTTGTAACTAGAGCATCAAGTTTGAGACCTGTGAGAGTCTTAACAAAAATGGGTACTTTCAAATCTAAGAAGTCTTCCACGGAAAAATGTTGTCAAATATGTCAATCTCCTAACTCAAGCATGCATAAAGCTACCTGTTCTTCAATTCTCAAGGATTCCAAATTCCCTAGCTCCTTAGAGCTCGAGCTTCAGCCTGGTGAACATGAATCTGCAGGAACTTCAGTCATGAAGGTTTGTACTTATACTTATTGCTCCCTTCATGGCCATCACCATAATGCTGCACCTCCATTGAGGCGCTTCATTTCCATGAGGCGGCGATTGCCGAAGACCCAAAAGAGCATGAAACGGCAGTGTCAATTTTCTAACGGCAAACGTTCTGGAAATAGGAAGAACGAACTTCAGGCAAACCAAATGCTCAATAATGGAGATCTTGCAGTTGCTAATGCCACCAGAGCAATCTCTCCTGTCAAACAAAAAGAAGGCAGGGACTTGTTTGTAAAAATCCAAGCTGAAGATCCAAAGGGCATGGCAAATGGAGTAGGCGCATCAGGTGGAGAAGATGAAAATCTCTGTGATTTGGAATATCAGGGTGAGATGCTGCTTAGTGACACTACGCACTCAAATATGTCTGAAGCCACTCATGAAGacagaaaagaagagaaaattggTACATCCAACAATGGAGAGGCGGAGGCTAATTCCATTCTCACTGACAAAACTAGAAGACCAACCGATGATGAATTTCTAGAACTATCAGGAAGTAACAGCATTGGCTCTTCTGATTTTGATCTGGAGTCATTGGAGGAAAAAATCACAGgcaatgaagaaaagaaaggagaattGGAGCCAGAACATGAACTTTTTCACAAGATCTCTACCCAAAGTGACTCCATGCCCAATAGGATCAATGATGCAAAACACAAAATGCAgtttaaaaatcaaaagtaCATCGGAATGTGGCACCTGATGTATAAGCATGCAGTAGTTGGTATCAACAGAAAAGTTGGAAACCAGCTTCCTCTAGAGGAATTGAAGGATGAAGAACAAGTGAAGGATACCAACAACTTGCTTGGAACTAACCACTGCAGTTCTTCTGAGGGCTTTTCTGAGATAGGTAAGGGCACATCCAGGGAAAGTCATGATCCTGACAACCAAAAGAATGAGATCAGGCAGAACGAAGCCATTAAGCTGGTACAAAAAGCATTTGATGATATCCTTCTCCGAGACTTTCAAGACTACCCAATGGATGATGCATCAATTAGTAGTAGCATAAGTTCAGATCGGGAACTCTTCGAAAAGAGTAATGGAGAGGGCCGGGAATGGAGCATCTCAGCCTCATATGAGCCAGCTAAAGATAGCATGGTACAAAATCCAGAAACAACATGGCTCAAAGCTGATAGCATTAGCACTCCCAAAGAAGAGAGAAGTGCATCAAACGTGAGAAATGAATCCGACCAGAAAGCACCCAAGAGCTGGAGCTACTTGAAAAAGCTAATTCTCTTCAATAGATTTTTCAAGGCATTGGAGAAGGTGAAAAATTTCAACTCCCGGGGGCCACGATATCTGTCCTTGAAGCCTGGCCCAGAAGCAGAAAAAGTCCATTTGAGGCACCAGACAACAGACGAGAGAAAAAGCACCGAGGAATGGATGCTTGATAATGCACTTCAACAGGTCATTTCTAAACTAGCTCCAGCTCAAAAACGAAAAGTAGCTCTTCTTGTCGAAGCTTTTGAGTCAGTTCTTCCACTGTCAGAAGTTGAAACCAGTCAAAGGTCCAATTCTGCAGTTTGCACTCGAGCCAATCCCATTCAAGCCTGCATCTGTGATGGTTCCTCAACTCAAAGTGGAGGAGAAACAAGTCAAGAAAGTAACTATGAAGAGTTTACTGAAATTTTGATTgggaaaacatcatttcatgagaaaaattTCAAAGCTTACCCAGACCAAGTCGGTGATTTTCTCAGGGACAAACAGATCCCTCCAATGAAATTTTCCGAGCTCAGAGAAACAAGTTCGGATTGTTGTTGCATTAAAACAGCACAGGAAATAACTGCCTCTCAAGACACTGATGAAGAATCGAAGGAAAAGCAAATTTCCGCCATCAATCTTGATAAGGTGGACAATAAATTCCTTCTTGCTGATGGTCAACCTGATTCCATCATTAGTTGTTCACCAGAGATCAAAGATCCCAGCTCAGGTAATAAATTCTCCTCAAAGCCCGAGGACATTGTAAGCACCTGTCATGAAGAAGTTGGAGAGAATTGGAAAGTCTCCAAAGAAATAACTTTAAGTTCAGAATTCTACAACGGTGGTTCAGAATCAGAGGGCAGAGATTCAGGGATGCATATATTAATCAGTGAACCTTGCCAATTGAAGGAACGGATAAAAGCcgaagaagaaggaaatggaAGAACTGAGCTAGAATCTATATCCCTTCCAGAAGTTTCTTCATTTGAAGAATTTAAGCCTGATTGCACCATTGATGTAGCAAATGAGGCCCGgtttgaaaaaaagagaaacgTGAGGCTGTGGTACTTGGTGTATAAGCACATGGTGTCGAGTATTGCAGCAACAGATGGAGCCAAGCCACATTTTGGTGAAGCAGGTGAAGAAGAACAATTGGATGATGCCAACTCATTGCCAGAAACAAGCACTTCTAGTTCTGGCCAAGATTCCTCAGAAATGGATCAAGAAACAGATAGGTATAATGAGGCAGATGAGCAAAAGGTTGAACTCCACCGTATTGAAGCCATTAAGCTGGTAGAAGAAGCAATTGATGAAATCAGTCTTCCAGAAATACAGGACCTCTCACCTAATGATCTAATGAGCACTAGTGACATGATTCCAGCTGAGGGACTCTCAGAAGAGAAAACTGGTGAGGGAGGGGAACCATTCATCTCTAATTACAAAGACGGCTTCACAGAGTCCCACAAAAAATATCCAGGAGAAAAATGGCTCAAATATGGTAAGATCAGTACCCAAGAAGAAGATAAAGCAGCAATGAACGTGGGAAAAAAGTCGAACAAGGAAATGCCAAGGAACTGGAGCACTCTGAAAAAGTGGATCTTGCTTAAAAGATTCATCAAGGCATTGGAAAAGGTAGGGAAATTTAATGCACGGGAGCCACGTTATCTGCCTTTGGAGCCCAAcacagaaagagaaaaagttcaTTTGAGGCATCAGGGCATGGATCAGAGAAAAAATGGTGAGGAATGGATGCTTGATTATGCACTTCAACAAGTTGTTGCAAGATTAACACCGGCACGGAAAAGAAAAGTGGAGCTGCTTGTTCAAGCTTTCGAAACAGTCATCCCAACCATTGgaagatga